The Gammaproteobacteria bacterium DNA window TTCTCGCGAAGGCCGAAATCGATTTCACGCTCCGGCGCATCGAGACCGAACGACACGGCATTGTCCCGGGCCTCGCCCATCCGCACGGTTTCGGCATCGTCACGATTGAAGACGCAGACCTGCGCACCATCGAACAGGCGGGCCTTGGCAGCAGCGTAGTGCTCCAGGGAACCGTGCCAGTCGATGTGATCCGGGCTGATGTTCAGCACGGACGCCGCCCGGCACTCGAGCGAACGAGTCGATTCGAGCTGGAAGCTCGAAAGTTCCAGCACGTAGAAATCTGGCACTGCCTCGTCCAGCAATTCGAGCGCGGGACGTCCGACATTGCCGCCCAGGCCAGCCCTCATGCCGGCGGACTGCACCATCAGTGCAAACAACGTTGCCACGGTGCTCTTGCCGTTGGAGCCAGTGACACCAACGATCGGTGCCTGCGCCTCCCGGGCGAAGAGTTCGATATCGCCGATCAGGTCGACGCCGGCATCGCGCACGCGAAGAATGAAGGGATCGTTCAGCGGAATGCCCGGCGACACCAGCACGAGATCGGCACTGGCCAGCGCCACGTCCGAAAAGCCGCCAACGAAAATCGCAGCATCGGGAATGTCACGCTGCAGGTCGGCCAGCCCCGGCGGCGCTGCACGGCTGTCGGTCACCGCCACGGCATAACCCTTGCCATGGAGGTAACGCGCACAGGACAGGCCG harbors:
- the murD gene encoding UDP-N-acetylmuramoyl-L-alanine--D-glutamate ligase — translated: MIIGLGMTGLSCARYLHGKGYAVAVTDSRAAPPGLADLQRDIPDAAIFVGGFSDVALASADLVLVSPGIPLNDPFILRVRDAGVDLIGDIELFAREAQAPIVGVTGSNGKSTVATLFALMVQSAGMRAGLGGNVGRPALELLDEAVPDFYVLELSSFQLESTRSLECRAASVLNISPDHIDWHGSLEHYAAAKARLFDGAQVCVFNRDDAETVRMGEARDNAVSFGLDAPEREIDFGLREKDGRYWLARGSESLLPVDEMLLAGRHNWANALACLALGFSCGLPKMAMLEALRTFRGLPHRMAWVAEHNGVQYINDSKATNVGAAIAAITGSTRPVVLIAGGDGKGGDFDALVEALPGKVRHVVLIGQDADRIAAALDHDGAEIDWQRAGSMHEAVMLASRVAESGDMVLLSPACASFDMFSGYADRGKAFVNAVEALA